A window of candidate division WOR-3 bacterium genomic DNA:
CCTCTACTACAACACCCTGCGGGTTTGTTGCAGAAGCAGATGTAGGATAATAGTAACCAGGGAAAAGAGTAGGGGGATATATTGTTGATGGACCAACAGGTGTATTTAAATCAAAAGTAAGATTAGCATCCACATATAACCCGATTCTTGCGGGAACTAAAAGTGTAACATTTATATTTATCTGTAGAGAATCCTGAGGAGGGGTTCCACGCAATCTATCTCCTGCAACCCCTGTTATTTTGTTTGAAAATAAAAGGGGTGTTATTAGAGGTAGGATGTATAAAATTTTTTTCATTTTTTAATTTAAATTTTTAAGGATTTGAACCTATTAATAATTAATTTTATTATAAGAGATTTTTTTTTGTCAAATTTTTTAACATTAAATTAAAATTAAATTTTCCAGGAATGAACAGTTTTGATTATTTCTTTGAGTATTTCAATATCAGTTTCAGGTAAAATTCCATGTCCTAAGTTAAAAATGAAACCACTAAAATTTTTTCTTTCCCTTTCAATTTTATCAAGTTCTTCTTTTATTTTTTCAAATTTTGAAAATAAAATTGCAGGGTCAAGATTTCCCTGTATTGAGTGTTTTTTCCCAAAAAATTTAATTGCAAAGTTAATAGGCACTCTAAAATCAATTCCTATTGTTTCGCATTCAATTTCATCAATAATACCTGCAAGATGAGCACTTGATATTGAAAAGTAAATTCTTATTTTTCCCCTTAAATTTTTAAAAATATCTTGAATATAGGGATAAATATTTTTAATATAAATTTCAGGAGTAACTGCTCCTACCCAGGAATCAAAGAGCATTAAAGCGTCGCATCCTGCGTCTGATTGTAATTTTAGAAATTCCAAAATTCCATTTGAGACCTTTTTCATCAAGAAATTCCATTCTTCTTCTTTCCTGTAAATGAATTTTCTTGTTTCCGGAAAATCCCTTTTATAACTTCCTTCTATGATATACGATAAAAGTGTAAAAGGTGCTGCTGTAAAACCTATTAAAGGAACATCAAGTTCTTTTTTTAAAATTTTTATTTCCTCCTCTATGAATTTTAATTCCCTGTAGTCAAAATTTTTTATATTCCTCTTTAATATTTTTGGGCCTTCATCTTTTTCATATTCAAAATCAATTCCAAATCCCCAGAGTATGACAAGTAAATCAGAAAATAAAATTGCTGCATCAAGGTCAAGATATTTAAAAGGTAAAAGTGTAACCTTTGCCGAAAGTGTTGGATTTTTTATAAGTTCTTTCATACTGTATTTGTTTCTCATTTCAGCATATTCAGGTATATATCTACCAGCCTGTCTCATAAACCAAACAGGAACTTTTTCAGGTTTTTGTTTTAAACTGGCTAAGAGAAAATCTTTTTTCATCTGACAAAAATCATTGATAGGTAAATTATAACCAATTGTAAAAGTAAGTTAAGTCTTGCTATAAAAAGAGTAAGTTTATAATATTTAGAAGGCTTCTCTTCAAGTGCTGCTCTTTTAGCAATAAAAAAATCGTGTATGAATTTTAAAATAATTACAACAAAAAAAATTGAAAGTTTTAATTTCATTGTGTTATTTATATAGCCCCATCTTTTCAAAAGAAGATATATACCTGTTAAAAAAAGAATAATTACTGAAATCCAGCTTCCTACTCTGAAGGTTTTTCCAAGTGCTCTAAATCCCGGAACAAGTTTTTCATCCTTATATATTTTTCTTATTGTGTATCCAAAGGAAAAAAATAATAAATTTCCTCCAACCCAATACAGGGCTGAAATTATATGAAGGTAAATGAAAAAATATTCAATTGTTTCTCTCATTGTTTTATAATTATCTTATGTTAAGAAAATTCCTTTTAATTTTTCTAATTTTTTTCTTTTTATTTTTTCTATCCTATTTATTAATAATTCTTTATCCTTACAGTAAATCCCGAATTCTTGAAATAGTTAGAAAGTTCGGTTTTTTTGCTCCTTTTGTTCTTATTTTTTTTCATTCCTTTCAGATTATAGCATCACCTATTCCAGGCCAGGTTTTTCCCTTTCTTATGGGTTTTCTTTATGGAGCCTATTTAGGTTCAATAATGGCTATAACTGGTAATTTAATCGGCTCCTTTACTTCTTATTTTCTTGGAAAGTTTGGTGAAAGAAAGCTTGTAAGTACCAATAAGTTAAAGGTTTTAGAAAATTATAGAATAAAAATAGCTTCAAGAAGTATTTTATGGCTTTCTTTACTTTTTATCCTTCCTATTCCAGGTCTTCCTAAAGACCTTTTATGTTATTTTGCTGGATTTATAGGTGTTAAGGAAAAAGATTTTTTATTATCTCTTTTATTGGGAAGAATACCAATTGAAATTCTATGGGTTCTTGCTGGTTCAGGTATTTATAAATTTTTTATTCCACCGAATTGAGAAGAAATGTGACATCTACCCTTTTTCCCCATCCGAAATGTTTTTCACTTAAAAGAAAAATTTTTTCTATTAAAAACTCAAAAAAGGAAAATTCCCCTCTTTTTTCTATTATATCTTTTAAAGGTAATCTTCCCTCTGCGGTTGGGAATCTTTTAATATAAACTTTTAAACCTTTTAAATTTTCTTTTCCTTTTAAAATTTTTACTTTTCCCTCCATTTGAATTCCCCTTAAGGGTCTTAAAACTTTCGGATAAATAGCAGCGCTTATTTGAGGATTTTTCTCAAGATTTACTGCATGTCTTGTTGATTTCCTTGAAAGGAAATAAATTTTGTTCTTACCGTCCCAGGCAAAAATAACAGGTGTTGCCCAAGGTTTATCTTCAAAGGATGTTGCAAGAACCATAATTTTTTCTTCTTTAAGAAGTTCATAAAGAATTTTTTTTATTTCATCTTTTTCTTCTTTTCTTAACACTTTTAGGTCCATTTATTTTTTACCATATTTGTTTTTAATTTCAGGAATCCATTTTTTGATATTTTTAATTCTTGTATTATGTGAAGGATGGGTTGATAAAAATTCTGGAATTTTACCCTTTGACTCTTTTTCCATTTTTTCCCAGAAATTTAATGCTTTTTCAGGGTCAAACCCAGCTTTTGTCATAAAAATAAGACCCATATAATCGGATTCTTCTTCCTGTTCTCTTGAAAAAGGTAAGAGAACACCAACCTGGACACCTACTCCGTATGCTACTTTTGCCATTTCAATAGTCTGACTTCTTTTTTTCTTTAAAGCCATATCAAGAGTAATACCACCCAGCTCTGCAAGAAGTAATTGGCTCATTCTTTCTCCTCCATGTCTTGCAACAACATGAGCTATTTCGTGACCAAGAACACAGGCAAGTTCATCTTCACTTTCGATCAATTTCAAAAGTCCTGTATATACACAAACTTTTCCTCCAGGAAGTGCAAAGGCATTAATAACTTTATCATTTTCAATTACTCTAAATTCCCAGTTTTCCTTTATACCTATTCCACCTTCACTTATAATTTTCATACCCACCTTTTTAACAAGCTCATTATATTCTTGATTTTCAGAGAATTTTTCAGTTTTAGAAATTTCTAAAAAACTTTCTCTCCCAAGCTCTCTTTCAGTTTCTAAGGGGAAAAGAATAAGCTGCTTTCTACCAGTATAAGGAACAGTTCTACAGGAGAAAAATATAAATACAAAAAAAAGAAAGAAATTTATTTTTTTAAAAATTTTCATATTTTATTATAAAATAAAAAAACCCCGGGCTACGACCTACTCTCCCGTACCCTTGCGGGCACAGTACCATCGGCCCTGGAGGGCTTAACTTCCGTGTTCGGAATGGGAACGGGTGTTTCCCCTCCGGTATGGTAGCCCGAGGATATAATTATAATATTTTTTTTAAAAAATTTCAAGTTTTTATTAATGTGAGTGAATTTATAAAAGAAATTTTGGAATTATTTACAAAGTTTTATATATAATTTTAACCAAATGAAAAATATTTCTCCTGCCTTTAAAAATATTGTGCTTTCAAAAATAGTGAAGATTAGTGAAATTGTTAGAGAGAAAAAGGAAGAATTTGAAAAAAGTAAAGGTAAGCCTTTTATTCAGTTTCAAAGAGGGGATATAGGAATACCAACACCGGATTATATTAAAAAAGCTGTTAATGATGCTCTTCAAAAAGGTCTTACAAATTATCCAAAATCAGGCGGTGAAAATTTCTTTAAAGATGCTGTCATAGAACACTTAAAGGAAATGGGAATAAAAAATATAGGAAGGGAAAATATAATGGCAACTTATGGAGGCCAGGAAGGTCTTCAGCTTGTTTTTTCTCTTTTCAGGGGTTCAAAATGCATTGCCTTTTCACCGTGCTGGAGCTGTATGCTTGATAATATTTTTCCATATTCAGAAACAAATTATAAACTTCTGCCTTTAAAGGAAAATTTTGAAATAGATTTTGAAAAATTTGAGAAAAGTATTAAAAATGCTGAAATATTATATCTTAATAACCCCCATAATCCAACAGGTAAAGTTTTTACTTACGAAGAACTTGAAAGAATAAATTATTTATGTAAAAAAAATGATGTTTTAATTGTTTCTGATGAAGCATATAAAGATATACTGTTTGACGGAAATAAATTTTACAGCATTCTTGAATTTGATAATGAAAATGTTTTATCTGTTTTTACTTTCTCAAAAACCTTTTCTGCAACAGGTTTCAGGATAGGTTATACTGTTTCAAGGATTCCCTCAATAATTGAAAAAATGACACTTGGGGACTACAGTCAAACAGCAGGGGTTGTAACTTTTCTTCAATATGCCTTTAAAGAGGCTCTTTTGAATAAAGAGGAAAGGGAAAAATGGTTAAATAGCTTTTTAAAGGAACTTTCAGAAAGAAGGGATGTAGCTTATGAGGAGCTCAAAAGTTTCATAGATGATGTTTATAAATCGGGTGGAACTTTTTACTTTTTTATTGATTTTAAAAAATTATTAAAAAAGAAAATAAAAGGGAATGTTGAGGATTACATAGTAAATTCTCTTATAGAAGAGGGTGTAGCAGTAACACCAGGTTCGGCTTTTGGTAAAGATTTTTCAGGGTATGCAAGAATTTCAATTTCAACTCTCGGAAAAGAACTTATAAGAGAAGGAATAAAAAGAATAAAAAATTTCTTTTTAAATAATTAAAAAAAATTTAAATTTGAAATTTTTCTAATTTTATATTATAATATTAATTATGAATATTTCCTTAAATTTAGAATCTTTAAAAAAGAATTTTAAGCTTAAGGCTTTATATTTAATTATGGAAAAAGACGGAACTCTTTATCTTGGGGTAAGAGGTGGTAGTGAAGATTTTGAAAAATTTATTTATGACAATTGGGGTGATAAGGTTAAAATTTTTAAAAAGCCTAAGGAAGAGATAAATTTTGTTATAGGTGAGAAAATTTTAGGTTATATAAAAGGTCACGGAGGGGATATTGGAATAGAGGATATAGATGAGGAAAAGGGTATTATTTATGTTGATTTAAAAGATGCTTGTTCTGGTTGTCCCCATTCTGTTTATACTCTCACATCAGGTATAAAAAGGGTTTTAGTTCAATTTATTCCCTGGGTAAAGGAAGTAAAGCCTGTAAATGAAACCAGGGAGCCCCAGTTTAATTTTAAGCTTGTTGAACTTATAAAACAAGGAGGTAAAAAATGATAAAAAATAAAGATAGTCTTTTGAAGGAAATTGAGGATTTTATTTTAAATGATATAAGACCAAGGATAAAGATGAGCCCTGGAATTGAGGATGTGATTGTCTGGGTTAAGGATGTTGATAATAAGAAAGGAACAATTCAGATGGGAGTTGCTCTTGGAGATTCAACTGGATGTTCTCCCTTCTGTGGTTGTGCTGCAAGACAGATAACAGAAATTATTTTTGAAGAACTAAGAAAAAAATTCCCCCAATTAAAAAAAGCAGTTGGAATAGCTGAACTTCCACCTGAAGATTATTTAAAGAAGTGGGCTGAAGTATAGTAAATTCATTAAACAAATAAAAGGTTTTTTAAAAAGGGTAGGTGACGTAATCTTTACAATTTGATTAATATAACTTTAATTAGGAGCATTATAGAAATTTTATTCGTTTGATAAATAAAATGAGGAAAAACAATAAAAAAAAATTTTATATGCCAAGATAATCTCAAGTTTAATGAAAAGTTTGAGTGCTTTAGAGAAAAGGGATGGCTTGGAGTAAATGCCTATGAACCTGCTGAGGAAATAAAAATTGCCCTTTCAATTGATTATGGAGTAATCGTTAAGGATGTTATAGAAGATTCACCTGCTGATAAAGCTGGAATTAAAAAGGGTGATATTAAAATCCTCTTAAAAAGGTTGATATAGAGATTATGAGAAAGGGTAAAAATATGAAAATTGAAGTTACTCTTGGTGAGAAAGAAAAGGAGGAATTTGTTATTGAGAAAACACTTAAAAAAATAATTGAACCTGGTTATTAGTTTGAAATCAGAGAACCTAAAAAAATACATGAGGAAATTGAGAAAGAAAGGAGAAATTGAAAAATTAAGGGAAAGAATTGAAAAACTGGAAAAAAATAAATAACTTTAACCTATATAATCGTCGTAGATAGTTTCGAGTCTTAATTTATGTTTTGCT
This region includes:
- a CDS encoding pyridoxal phosphate-dependent aminotransferase, which gives rise to MKNISPAFKNIVLSKIVKISEIVREKKEEFEKSKGKPFIQFQRGDIGIPTPDYIKKAVNDALQKGLTNYPKSGGENFFKDAVIEHLKEMGIKNIGRENIMATYGGQEGLQLVFSLFRGSKCIAFSPCWSCMLDNIFPYSETNYKLLPLKENFEIDFEKFEKSIKNAEILYLNNPHNPTGKVFTYEELERINYLCKKNDVLIVSDEAYKDILFDGNKFYSILEFDNENVLSVFTFSKTFSATGFRIGYTVSRIPSIIEKMTLGDYSQTAGVVTFLQYAFKEALLNKEEREKWLNSFLKELSERRDVAYEELKSFIDDVYKSGGTFYFFIDFKKLLKKKIKGNVEDYIVNSLIEEGVAVTPGSAFGKDFSGYARISISTLGKELIREGIKRIKNFFLNN
- a CDS encoding VTT domain-containing protein gives rise to the protein MLRKFLLIFLIFFFLFFLSYLLIILYPYSKSRILEIVRKFGFFAPFVLIFFHSFQIIASPIPGQVFPFLMGFLYGAYLGSIMAITGNLIGSFTSYFLGKFGERKLVSTNKLKVLENYRIKIASRSILWLSLLFILPIPGLPKDLLCYFAGFIGVKEKDFLLSLLLGRIPIEILWVLAGSGIYKFFIPPN
- a CDS encoding pyridoxamine 5'-phosphate oxidase family protein; this encodes MDLKVLRKEEKDEIKKILYELLKEEKIMVLATSFEDKPWATPVIFAWDGKNKIYFLSRKSTRHAVNLEKNPQISAAIYPKVLRPLRGIQMEGKVKILKGKENLKGLKVYIKRFPTAEGRLPLKDIIEKRGEFSFFEFLIEKIFLLSEKHFGWGKRVDVTFLLNSVE
- a CDS encoding NifU family protein; protein product: MNISLNLESLKKNFKLKALYLIMEKDGTLYLGVRGGSEDFEKFIYDNWGDKVKIFKKPKEEINFVIGEKILGYIKGHGGDIGIEDIDEEKGIIYVDLKDACSGCPHSVYTLTSGIKRVLVQFIPWVKEVKPVNETREPQFNFKLVELIKQGGKK
- the hemE gene encoding uroporphyrinogen decarboxylase, whose protein sequence is MKKDFLLASLKQKPEKVPVWFMRQAGRYIPEYAEMRNKYSMKELIKNPTLSAKVTLLPFKYLDLDAAILFSDLLVILWGFGIDFEYEKDEGPKILKRNIKNFDYRELKFIEEEIKILKKELDVPLIGFTAAPFTLLSYIIEGSYKRDFPETRKFIYRKEEEWNFLMKKVSNGILEFLKLQSDAGCDALMLFDSWVGAVTPEIYIKNIYPYIQDIFKNLRGKIRIYFSISSAHLAGIIDEIECETIGIDFRVPINFAIKFFGKKHSIQGNLDPAILFSKFEKIKEELDKIERERKNFSGFIFNLGHGILPETDIEILKEIIKTVHSWKI
- a CDS encoding M48 family metallopeptidase — translated: MKIFKKINFFLFFVFIFFSCRTVPYTGRKQLILFPLETERELGRESFLEISKTEKFSENQEYNELVKKVGMKIISEGGIGIKENWEFRVIENDKVINAFALPGGKVCVYTGLLKLIESEDELACVLGHEIAHVVARHGGERMSQLLLAELGGITLDMALKKKRSQTIEMAKVAYGVGVQVGVLLPFSREQEEESDYMGLIFMTKAGFDPEKALNFWEKMEKESKGKIPEFLSTHPSHNTRIKNIKKWIPEIKNKYGKK